The following coding sequences lie in one Phragmites australis chromosome 8, lpPhrAust1.1, whole genome shotgun sequence genomic window:
- the LOC133927319 gene encoding mitogen-activated protein kinase 4, whose amino-acid sequence MAMMVDPPNGMGNQGKHYYTMWQTLFEIDTKYVPIKPIGRGAYGIVCSSINRETNEKVAIKKINNVFDNRVDALRTLRELKLLRHLRHENVIALNDIMMPVHRRSFKDVYLVYELMDTDLHQIIKSSQPLSNDHCQYFLFQLLRGLKYLHSAGILHRDLKPGNLLVNANCDLKICDFGLARTNNTKGQFMTEYVVTRWYRAPELLLCCDNYGTSIDVWSVGCIFAELLGRKPIFPGTECLNQLKLIVNVLGTMSEADLEFIDSPKARKYIKTLPYTPGIPLTSMYPQAHPLAIDLLQKMLVFDPSKRISVTEALEHPYMSPLYDPIANPPAQVPIDLDIDENLGVEMIREMMWQEMLHYHPEVSQE is encoded by the exons ATGGCGATGATGGTGGATCCCCCCAATGGCATGGGAAACCAAGGGAAGCATTATTACACTATGTGGCAAACACTATTTGAGATTGACACCAAGTATGTGCCGATCAAGCCCATCGGAAGAGGAGCTTACGGAATAGTTTGCTCATCTATAAATCGCGAGACCAATGAGAAAGTCGCAATTAAAAAGATAAACAATGTCTTTGACAACCGTGTGGATGCACTAAGGACGCTGCGGGAGCTGAAACTCCTTCGACACTTGCGTCATGAGAATGTTATTGCTCTTAATGATATAATGATGCCAGTACATAGAAGGAGCTTCAAGGATGTCTACTTGGTTTATGAGCTTATGGACACTGATCTGCATCAAATAATTAAGTCGTCTCAACCACTTTCCAATGATCACTGCcagtattttctttttcag CTGCTCCGAGGCCTGAAGTACCTTCATTCAGCAGGGATACTCCATAGAGACCTAAAGCCAGGGAACCTCCTGGTCAATGCAAACTGTGATCTGAAGATCTGCGATTTTGGACTAGCCCGCACAAACAACACTAAAGGTCAGTTTATGACAGAATATGTCGTCACCCGCTGGTACAGGGCCCCTGAGCTACTGCTCTGCTGCGACAACTATGGTACCTCCATAGATGTCTGGTCTGTTGGCTGCATCTTTGCAGAGCTGCTTGGCCGCAAGCCGATTTTTCCAGGAACTGAGTGCCTCAATCAACTTAAGCTCATAGTCAATGTTCTTGGCACCATGAGTGAGGCTGACCTTGAGTTCATTGACAGCCCAAAAGCCCGCAAGTATATCAAGACCCTTCCATACACCCCTGGCATTCCACTTACCAGTATGTATCCGCAAGCGCATCCTCTTGCCATTGATCTGTTGCAGAAGATGCTCGTCTTTGATCCCTCCAAAAGGATTAGTGTCACCGAGGCTCTGGAGCACCCTTACATGTCTCCACTGTATGACCCGATCGCAAACCCTCCTGCTCAAGTGCCCATCGATCTCGATATAGATGAAAATCTCGGCGTAGAGATGATCCGAGAAATGATGTGGCAGGAGATGCTCCACTACCACCCCGAGGTTTCACAGGAATGA
- the LOC133927320 gene encoding uncharacterized protein LOC133927320, with translation MPQLSLSTNVPVDAVVAADILKDCSRALAKIIGKPESYVMVSINGSVPMSFAASEEPTAYGELVSIGGIGPGVNGKLSAALAEILETKLSVSRSRFYIKFDDVEGYNLGFNGSTF, from the exons ATGCCGCAGCTGAGCCTCAGCACCAACGTGCCGGTGGATGCCGTCGTCGCCGCGGACATCCTCAAGGATTGCTCCCGCGCGCTCGCCAAGATCATCGGCAAACCCGAATCC TATGTCATGGTGTCGATAAACGGATCGGTGCCCATGTCATTCGCCGCGAGCGAAGAACCAACGGCGTATGGTGAGCTCGTGTCCATCGGCGGGATCGGCCCCGGCGTAAACGGGAAGCTGAGCGCGGCCCTTGCTGAGATCCTGGAGACCAAGCTCTCGGTCAGCAGGTCCAGATTCTACATCAAATTCGATGACGTGGAG GGATACAACCTGGGCTTCAACGGGTCGACATTCTGA
- the LOC133927798 gene encoding F-box protein SKIP23-like gives MGSASVELPEDVLMLILAALEVPDLVRAGSVCSSWHGAYTSLRDLGLCKQQQTPCLLYTAKSAGAGAAGLYSLAEKKPYTLALPDPPIRSRYLIGSAYGWIITVDDRSELHLVNPITGDQIALPSITTIEHVTPTYDDNGAVKEYYSWAAMQDESEDPPSVFGLSKLRDYFFTKAFLSSDPSTGSYIVVVIHNPRWQISFARGGDDCWTWLPPYEFFADCVFKDGLLYALTNFGGIHAFDFSGPAVKQKVILETVKDYIFENMYIAEAPCGDLLQIWGDYHSIDQVKDVSQPELNPLEEDDDFSEPEFDCGTFLHCSTLFKVYRVDLTAKNLVEISSLGENVLFLGQNQSFCLRAEEHPQLKANHVYFTDNDEYMPFGRKNISRDIGVLDLGNNTREKIVSPQIWSNWPSPVWMTPNPRKMDSASGRSTGGTAGAQAPPAGCRRLVFRHGWSVAFLFLLFSLFVSWFI, from the coding sequence ATGGGGTCGGCGTCAGTGGAACTGCCAGAGGACGTCCTGATGCTCATCCTCGCCGCCCTTGAGGTTCCTGACCTCGTCCGAGCTGGCTCCGTCTGCTCGTCTTGGCACGGCGCCTACACAAGCCTCCGCGACCTCGGGCTTTGCAAGCAACAGCAGACACCGTGCCTCCTGTACACTGCTAAATctgccggtgccggtgccgcAGGTCTCTACAGCCTCGCCGAGAAGAAACCATACACATTAGCTCTCCCAGACCCACCGATCCGTAGCAGGTATCTGATCGGCTCAGCCTACGGATGGATTATTACCGTCGATGACAGGTCGGAGCTTCACCTCGTCAACCCAATCACGGGCGACCAGATCGCTCTGCCGTCGATCACCACCATTGAGCATGTGACGCCCACATACGATGACAATGGCGCCGTTAAGGAGTACTACTCATGGGCCGCTATGCAGGACGAGTCTGAAGACCCGCCCTCAGTCTTCGGCCTCAGCAAGCTGAGGGACTACTTCTTCACGAAGGCTTTTCTGTCATCTGATCCGTCCACGGGGAGCTACATTGTTGTTGTCATCCATAACCCACGCTGGCAGATTTCATTTGCGAGAGGTGGGGATGATTGCTGGACTTGGTTGCCGCCGTATGAATTCTTTGCAGATTGCGTCTTCAAGGATGGCCTGCTGTATGCGCTGACTAATTTTGGAGGAATCCATGCATTTGATTTCAGCGGCCCTGCAGTAAAGCAAAAGGTTATTTTGGAGACCGTGAAGGATTACATCTTTGAGAATATGTACATCGCTGAAGCTCCATGTGGTGACCTGCTGCAAATTTGGGGGGACTACCACTCTATAGATCAGGTTAAAGATGTTTCACAACCTGAGTTAAACCCACTAGAGGAAGATGACGACTTCTCAGAACCTGAATTTGACTGTGGGACATTTTTGCACTGTTCCACTCTGTTTAAAGTGTATAGAGTGGACTTGACAGCAAAAAACCTTGTGGAAATAAGTAGCTTGGGTGAGAATGTGTTGTTTCTTGGGCAGAACCAATCATTTTGTCTGCGTGCTGAAGAACATCCCCAGTTGAAGGCAAATCATGTCTACTTCACTGATAATGACGAGTACATGCCTTTCGGACGTAAGAATATCAGCCGTGATATTGGAGTTCTCGACTTAGGTAATAACActagagagaagattgtatccccTCAGATTTGGTCCAACTGGCCAAGCCCTGTGTGGATGACTCCAAACCCGAGAAAGATGGATTCAGCCAGTGGCAGATCCACCGGGGGGACAGCCGGGGCTCAAGCGCCCCCTGCCGGCTGCCGGCGCCTTGTTTTTCGGCATGGATGGAGTGTGGCCTTTTTGTTTctattgttttctctttttgtgTCATGGTTTATCTAA